The following proteins are encoded in a genomic region of Opitutaceae bacterium:
- a CDS encoding DUF192 domain-containing protein: MKNANLLSLFPGMAVLGLLLALLSGCGARDAQARREAEPISTWFDVTVDKLPLRVQLAVTSEEMARGLMGRRDLAQNQGMLFTYRSPTRMSFYMRNTPTPLDIGFFDSDGVLREVYPLYPYDEKTVASRSDELKYALEVNQGWFSANGVKPGARLDLAAVGKALEARGFEQR, translated from the coding sequence GTGAAAAACGCAAATCTGCTTTCGCTGTTTCCGGGCATGGCCGTCCTCGGCTTGCTGCTGGCTTTGCTGTCGGGTTGTGGAGCCAGGGATGCCCAGGCCCGACGCGAAGCGGAGCCGATTTCAACTTGGTTCGACGTGACCGTCGACAAGCTGCCACTCCGCGTTCAACTCGCCGTAACCTCGGAGGAGATGGCGAGGGGCCTGATGGGCCGGCGCGACCTCGCCCAGAATCAGGGGATGCTCTTCACTTATCGCAGCCCCACCCGGATGTCGTTCTACATGCGCAACACGCCGACGCCGCTGGATATCGGGTTCTTCGATTCCGACGGCGTGCTGCGCGAGGTGTATCCACTTTATCCCTACGACGAGAAGACGGTCGCCTCCCGGTCCGACGAGCTCAAGTATGCGCTGGAGGTGAATCAGGGATGGTTCTCCGCCAATGGCGTCAAACCTGGGGCCCGACTCGACCTTGCGGCCGTGGGAAAGGCGCTTGAGGCCCGCGGCTTCGAACAGCGCTGA
- a CDS encoding HAD-IIIA family hydrolase, producing MSAPAPRAPTPGAGKALFLDRDGTLIIDKHYLSDPAGVELLPGVAEGLRSALAKGYKLFLFSNQAGVGRGYFPVEAAHAVNARMEELIGLRRPLFDGICLATEAPDQPVVYRKPCPRFILETIERHQLSPDASWMVGDREIDVQAGLNAGIRAAGLTYGKLHREAWAAFGFKDLALFDSFSTFCDSLP from the coding sequence ATGAGCGCCCCCGCCCCACGCGCGCCGACGCCTGGCGCCGGCAAGGCCCTTTTCCTAGACCGCGATGGCACGCTCATCATAGACAAGCACTACCTGTCCGACCCCGCTGGTGTGGAGCTCCTGCCTGGCGTGGCGGAGGGTCTTCGCTCAGCCCTGGCCAAGGGCTACAAGCTCTTCCTGTTTTCCAATCAAGCTGGTGTTGGCAGAGGCTACTTTCCGGTGGAGGCGGCCCACGCCGTCAACGCACGGATGGAAGAGTTGATCGGCCTGCGGCGGCCCTTGTTCGACGGAATTTGCCTCGCCACGGAGGCGCCGGACCAGCCCGTGGTCTACCGGAAACCGTGCCCCCGCTTCATCCTGGAGACCATCGAAAGGCACCAGCTTTCGCCCGACGCGAGCTGGATGGTGGGCGACCGCGAGATCGATGTGCAGGCGGGACTCAACGCGGGGATCCGTGCGGCAGGCCTCACTTATGGAAAGCTGCACCGGGAGGCCTGGGCGGCCTTCGGCTTCAAGGATCTGGCGCTCTTCGACAGCTTCAGCACCTTCTGCGATTCGCTTCCCTGA
- a CDS encoding TlyA family RNA methyltransferase, translated as MATARIRLDELLVQRGLAASRAQAKALIMGGRVLQGTTRLDKPGKEYPSDLELTIEQPPRFVSRGGEKLAGFLDRFSIALKGAHILDVGASTGGFTDCVLQAGAASSVCVDVGRAQLHGKLLADPRVTNLEKINARHLKASDLPRSEFDAVVMDLSFISLKSVLPPVWLLLREGGILIALVKPQFEAGKEAVDKGRGVIRDTAVQDAVLADITAFALGELGGAVLVGTMDSPILGTDGNREFLLGLRKAPAGLAQN; from the coding sequence ATGGCGACTGCTCGAATCCGCCTGGATGAACTCCTCGTGCAACGAGGCCTCGCCGCCAGCCGGGCGCAGGCAAAAGCACTCATCATGGGTGGGCGTGTCCTGCAGGGCACCACTCGCCTGGACAAACCTGGCAAGGAGTATCCCTCCGACCTTGAGCTCACCATCGAACAGCCGCCGCGCTTCGTGAGCCGAGGCGGCGAGAAGCTCGCGGGATTTCTCGACCGGTTTTCGATCGCCCTCAAAGGCGCGCATATCCTCGATGTCGGTGCGTCAACAGGAGGGTTCACGGATTGCGTACTTCAGGCCGGAGCCGCATCGTCGGTCTGCGTCGATGTCGGCCGAGCCCAGTTGCATGGCAAACTGCTCGCTGATCCACGCGTGACCAACCTCGAGAAAATCAACGCGCGCCACCTAAAGGCAAGCGATCTGCCCCGGTCGGAGTTTGATGCGGTGGTCATGGATCTTTCATTCATCTCTCTGAAATCCGTTCTTCCCCCCGTGTGGCTGCTTCTGCGGGAAGGCGGCATTCTTATCGCCCTGGTGAAACCCCAATTTGAGGCCGGCAAGGAGGCAGTGGACAAGGGACGTGGCGTGATACGCGACACCGCCGTGCAGGATGCCGTCCTCGCCGACATCACTGCGTTCGCCTTGGGCGAGCTCGGTGGAGCCGTGCTGGTGGGCACAATGGACTCACCCATTCTCGGGACTGACGGCAACCGCGAGTTTCTCCTGGGCCTGCGCAAGGCGCCTGCGGGGCTTGCGCAAAACTAA
- a CDS encoding PfkB family carbohydrate kinase: protein MIPSRTAQNVLRKIKGLRVLVIGDVMLDHYIWGDATRISPEAPVPVVDIARDTFTAGGAANVALNLASLGARAAVAGLVGNDDAGHRLKSLLKTSGIQIHTTPGTGATIVKTRVMVQHQQLCRLDRESDPASYRFDPSRIASRLRAVIRESDAIILSDYAKGLLNDELVSFVQAEARASGAFIALDPKPKRPLQFRDLDLITPNRREALQLSGIPHDPHRPFPAAEVCEELHRRYATRHLVITLSEDGLLLSSNGRVGKTIPTAAREVFDVSGAGDTALASLTLALAAGVPLDVAAQFANACSGVVVGKLGTATVTPAELLKYVRS, encoded by the coding sequence ATGATCCCCTCCCGCACCGCACAAAACGTCCTGCGCAAGATCAAGGGCCTCCGTGTCCTCGTGATCGGCGACGTGATGCTCGACCATTACATCTGGGGTGATGCCACCCGCATCTCGCCTGAAGCTCCCGTCCCGGTCGTCGACATCGCCCGCGACACCTTCACCGCTGGCGGCGCCGCCAACGTCGCACTTAACCTCGCCTCGCTCGGGGCACGGGCGGCAGTGGCGGGCCTCGTCGGAAACGACGATGCGGGCCACCGGTTGAAGAGTCTGCTCAAGACGTCGGGTATCCAGATTCACACTACGCCTGGAACGGGTGCCACGATCGTAAAGACCCGGGTCATGGTGCAGCACCAGCAGCTCTGCCGGCTGGATCGCGAATCCGACCCCGCAAGCTACCGGTTCGACCCGTCGCGGATTGCCTCCCGCCTGAGGGCCGTTATCCGCGAAAGCGACGCCATCATCCTTTCGGATTATGCCAAGGGCCTCCTCAACGACGAATTGGTGTCCTTCGTGCAGGCGGAGGCCCGTGCATCTGGCGCCTTCATCGCACTGGACCCCAAGCCAAAGCGTCCGCTCCAGTTCCGCGACCTCGACCTGATCACGCCAAACCGCAGGGAAGCACTCCAGCTTTCGGGCATCCCGCATGACCCGCACAGGCCCTTCCCCGCAGCGGAAGTGTGCGAGGAACTCCACCGCCGGTATGCCACCCGCCACCTGGTCATTACGCTGAGCGAGGACGGCCTCCTCCTCTCGTCCAACGGCCGGGTCGGGAAGACCATTCCCACCGCGGCCCGGGAGGTGTTCGATGTTTCCGGCGCGGGCGACACCGCCCTCGCTTCGCTGACGCTCGCCCTTGCCGCCGGGGTGCCACTTGATGTCGCCGCCCAGTTCGCCAACGCCTGCTCGGGCGTCGTGGTCGGGAAACTTGGCACCGCGACGGTCACACCCGCCGAACTTCTCAAATACGTCCGCTCCTGA
- a CDS encoding translation initiation factor: MADPKRISTDGGAQLGQNPFAALSGAGLPTAPSTQASSTKTPGPAAAPAKNRGRVDILREKAGRGGKTVTVVTGFTGIGLPEKEDLAKKIQKACGCGGTVKDGRIEIQGDNREKAAEILAAAGFKPVFAGG; encoded by the coding sequence ATGGCAGACCCGAAACGCATTTCAACCGATGGCGGCGCTCAACTCGGCCAGAACCCGTTCGCCGCGCTGTCAGGCGCTGGGCTTCCAACTGCGCCGAGCACGCAAGCCTCGTCCACAAAGACTCCCGGTCCGGCAGCTGCTCCTGCAAAGAATCGTGGACGGGTGGACATCCTTCGAGAAAAGGCCGGTCGCGGCGGCAAGACCGTGACGGTGGTGACCGGTTTCACCGGTATCGGACTCCCTGAGAAAGAGGACCTCGCGAAGAAGATTCAGAAGGCGTGCGGCTGCGGCGGCACGGTCAAGGACGGCCGGATTGAGATTCAAGGCGACAATCGCGAAAAGGCGGCGGAGATTCTCGCTGCGGCCGGTTTCAAGCCGGTATTCGCGGGCGGTTGA
- a CDS encoding M24 family metallopeptidase produces the protein MIQSKDASDFSPLLFAASAHHADPLYFGKVSIPDPFIAFGTGSRKVAVVNALEFSRVRRNSDFDEVLPLEEWTRRARETHGEQAGGPAEIISLLAKEYGIEEFTLPEDFPAGLAFRLRDLGVRFRVSEGPLFPSRMRKTAREARAIAEGNACSAAGIAAAASLLRSAKIKAGYLFHRGRKLTSEALKIAIETACLENGGVSMDTIAAGGDQACDPHERGSGPLRANELIIVDVFPRISRTGFHGDMTRTFLRGRASDAQRAIVEAVRAAQMAALAKIRAGVNGRDVHQACVDVFTARGFKTERTSKGAVGFFHGTGHGIGLEVHEPPRVSTVEHILQRSAVVTVEPGLYYRGIGACRIEDVVQITAGKPKMLSDAPYKWEFR, from the coding sequence GTGATTCAATCAAAAGACGCGTCCGACTTCTCTCCCCTCCTCTTCGCCGCCTCGGCGCACCACGCCGATCCGCTCTACTTTGGGAAAGTCTCCATTCCTGACCCTTTCATCGCGTTTGGCACCGGCAGCCGAAAAGTCGCCGTTGTCAACGCCCTTGAGTTCAGCCGGGTGAGAAGAAATTCCGACTTTGACGAGGTCCTCCCTCTCGAAGAGTGGACCCGCCGTGCGAGGGAAACCCACGGGGAACAGGCCGGCGGTCCAGCCGAGATCATTTCGCTCCTCGCAAAGGAGTACGGCATCGAGGAATTCACTCTGCCCGAGGATTTCCCGGCCGGGCTCGCCTTCCGCCTTCGTGACCTGGGCGTGCGTTTCCGCGTAAGTGAAGGCCCGTTGTTCCCTTCCCGCATGCGAAAGACCGCACGCGAGGCCCGCGCCATCGCCGAGGGCAATGCCTGCAGTGCCGCCGGGATCGCCGCAGCGGCCTCGCTTTTGCGCTCCGCCAAGATCAAGGCCGGTTACCTCTTTCACCGGGGAAGGAAACTCACATCTGAAGCGCTGAAAATCGCGATTGAAACCGCGTGCCTGGAGAACGGCGGTGTCTCGATGGATACCATTGCCGCAGGAGGCGACCAGGCGTGCGATCCGCACGAAAGGGGCTCCGGCCCGCTCCGCGCCAACGAGCTCATCATCGTCGACGTTTTTCCCCGCATCTCCCGCACGGGCTTTCACGGCGACATGACCCGAACCTTCCTGCGCGGCCGTGCCTCAGACGCCCAGCGCGCAATCGTTGAGGCTGTGCGCGCCGCGCAGATGGCGGCGCTCGCAAAGATCCGAGCCGGCGTGAATGGACGAGACGTCCACCAGGCGTGCGTCGACGTCTTTACAGCCCGTGGTTTCAAGACCGAACGCACGTCGAAGGGAGCCGTCGGCTTCTTCCATGGCACCGGCCACGGCATCGGCCTCGAGGTTCACGAGCCGCCCCGCGTGAGCACCGTCGAGCACATCCTTCAGCGCAGCGCGGTCGTGACCGTCGAGCCGGGCCTCTACTACCGCGGGATCGGCGCCTGCCGTATCGAGGACGTCGTGCAAATCACTGCCGGCAAGCCGAAGATGCTCTCCGACGCACCCTACAAATGGGAATTCCGCTGA
- a CDS encoding ABC transporter substrate-binding protein, producing MSTRFRRLLLCLPVFSLLFSGCGKKKEGTGFTSSSDAAPQRTPIVVQLDWVAEPEHGGLYQAQARGWFTAAGLEVTLIPGGPNAMATQKVATGQVQIAQADSTNTILAIAEGLPLVQFSAVFQNDPSVLMLHEDNPVRGFEDLSGKTLMARPEWAFLAYLRNKYKMDFSIVPQNYSVANFVADKGLIQQGYYIAEPYHIIQAGGREPRYLYAWDAGWDSYTVLVANAPWARKHPDALRAFVKTAIAGWNDYLKGDPTPANEAMKQANPNNTDAFLAYSRQKIIDGKLVTGLTGTDETGRISAERFATQIRQLRELNILKKDLKPEEVMTVEYLP from the coding sequence ATGTCCACCCGCTTTCGTCGTCTCCTGCTCTGCCTCCCCGTCTTCAGTCTCCTGTTCTCTGGCTGTGGCAAGAAGAAGGAGGGTACCGGTTTCACCTCTTCATCTGACGCCGCCCCGCAACGAACACCCATTGTCGTCCAACTCGATTGGGTTGCAGAACCGGAGCATGGTGGCCTCTACCAGGCACAGGCTCGCGGGTGGTTCACCGCGGCAGGTCTCGAAGTGACCTTAATCCCTGGCGGGCCGAATGCGATGGCCACCCAGAAGGTGGCAACCGGCCAGGTCCAGATCGCGCAGGCGGACAGCACCAATACCATCCTCGCGATCGCAGAAGGTCTCCCGCTGGTCCAGTTCTCCGCGGTCTTCCAGAACGATCCCTCCGTCCTGATGCTGCACGAAGACAATCCCGTGCGCGGTTTCGAGGACCTCTCGGGGAAGACTCTGATGGCGCGGCCGGAATGGGCCTTCCTCGCGTATTTGAGAAACAAATACAAAATGGATTTCTCCATCGTGCCGCAGAACTACTCCGTGGCAAATTTCGTGGCCGACAAGGGACTGATCCAGCAGGGCTACTACATCGCGGAGCCCTACCACATCATCCAGGCGGGCGGCCGCGAGCCCCGGTATTTGTATGCCTGGGATGCCGGTTGGGATTCCTACACGGTCCTCGTGGCCAACGCTCCGTGGGCGCGAAAGCACCCGGATGCCCTGCGCGCCTTCGTCAAAACCGCGATCGCAGGCTGGAATGACTACCTGAAGGGTGATCCCACACCCGCCAACGAGGCCATGAAGCAAGCCAACCCAAACAACACCGACGCCTTTCTCGCCTACTCCCGACAGAAGATCATCGACGGAAAACTTGTGACCGGCCTTACCGGTACGGATGAGACCGGACGCATCTCCGCCGAGCGCTTTGCCACCCAGATTCGGCAGCTTCGCGAACTGAACATCCTCAAGAAAGATCTGAAACCTGAAGAGGTGATGACGGTGGAGTATTTGCCGTGA
- the gluQRS gene encoding tRNA glutamyl-Q(34) synthetase GluQRS: MSSTAQDRYRGRLAPSPTGHLHLGHARTFWLASQRARRVGGELLFRNDDLDHSRCRPEFVAAMQEDLKWLGLEWTLPMVSQSDRLPRYREVLRQLHSAGYLFPCTRSRKDVAEAAGAPHEGGEADEPVYPLEWRPPADTALAPLTFPCRVNWRFRVPVGETVTFQDLALGQQSSFAGRDFGDFLVWRRDDLPSYQLASAVDDADMGITEIVRGADLVKSTFRQVLLWRALGSHIPAFLHCPLVTDANGQRLAKRHDSLSLRRLRDQGATPASLVAGFASEFTPLLDV, translated from the coding sequence ATGTCTTCAACCGCTCAAGATCGATATCGTGGCCGACTCGCCCCGTCTCCCACGGGCCACTTGCACCTGGGCCATGCGCGCACGTTCTGGCTCGCAAGCCAGCGAGCGCGCCGAGTCGGGGGCGAACTCCTGTTCCGCAATGATGACCTCGACCACAGCCGTTGTCGGCCGGAATTCGTGGCCGCAATGCAGGAGGACCTGAAGTGGCTGGGACTGGAGTGGACACTGCCGATGGTGAGCCAGTCCGACCGCCTTCCGCGCTATCGCGAGGTGCTCCGACAGCTGCATTCCGCCGGGTACCTCTTCCCCTGCACGCGTTCACGCAAGGATGTGGCCGAGGCGGCGGGAGCGCCACACGAAGGCGGCGAAGCCGATGAGCCCGTTTACCCCCTCGAATGGCGGCCGCCAGCGGACACAGCGCTGGCTCCACTCACCTTTCCCTGCCGCGTCAACTGGCGTTTCCGCGTACCTGTCGGCGAGACCGTCACATTCCAGGATCTCGCGCTCGGCCAGCAGTCGTCATTCGCCGGTCGTGACTTCGGAGACTTTCTCGTCTGGCGCCGGGATGACCTTCCCAGCTACCAACTCGCCTCGGCCGTGGACGACGCGGACATGGGCATCACGGAGATTGTCCGGGGCGCCGACCTCGTGAAGTCGACGTTCCGTCAGGTCTTGTTATGGCGCGCGCTGGGCAGCCATATCCCGGCTTTCCTCCACTGTCCGCTGGTGACGGACGCCAATGGCCAGCGCCTCGCCAAACGCCACGATTCGCTCTCCTTGAGGCGGCTGCGCGACCAAGGTGCGACTCCGGCCTCGCTGGTTGCTGGATTCGCGAGTGAATTTACCCCCTTGCTCGACGTATGA
- the mog gene encoding molybdopterin adenylyltransferase: MNLPIRIGILNISDRASAGIYEDLPGQACLALLKEWLSTPFEPEYRVIPDEQPLIEAELRRLADEAGCALVVTTGGTGPSPRDVTPEATHAVCEKMLPGFGELMRATSLKYVPTAILSRQTAGIRGRTLIVNLPGRPKAIRENLEAVFPAIPYCIDLIGGPRLETREGAVTCFRPKS; the protein is encoded by the coding sequence ATGAACCTCCCGATTCGTATTGGTATTCTCAACATCTCGGACCGCGCGAGCGCCGGGATCTACGAAGACTTGCCGGGTCAGGCATGCCTGGCGCTGCTCAAGGAGTGGCTCTCCACACCCTTCGAGCCGGAGTATCGGGTCATCCCTGATGAGCAACCACTCATCGAGGCGGAACTGCGGCGCCTCGCAGACGAAGCGGGGTGTGCGCTCGTCGTCACGACCGGGGGCACGGGCCCCTCCCCGCGCGACGTCACGCCCGAGGCAACCCACGCTGTCTGTGAAAAAATGCTTCCGGGATTCGGCGAACTCATGCGCGCCACCTCGCTCAAGTACGTGCCGACAGCCATCCTGTCGCGGCAGACGGCGGGGATCCGCGGTCGAACACTCATCGTCAATCTTCCCGGACGACCGAAGGCGATCCGCGAGAACCTGGAGGCTGTGTTCCCGGCAATCCCTTACTGCATCGATCTAATCGGCGGACCCAGGCTTGAGACCCGGGAAGGTGCGGTGACCTGCTTCCGGCCCAAGTCCTGA
- a CDS encoding NUDIX domain-containing protein — protein sequence MDAALPNPIGQKPDELFDIVNDRDEVIGQAPRATVHAQGLLHRAIHVWVRNATGELYLQKRSKWKDMSPLRWDSSCSGHLDAGEGYAAAAVRELFEEIGLRVSGPAALHQVMRVPACADTGGEFVNVYTVTSEGPFFLNPAEIEEGRWWSADELARALVEKPEAFTRPFRFLWGRSQEPGASSR from the coding sequence ATGGATGCTGCACTTCCCAATCCCATTGGCCAGAAGCCGGATGAGTTGTTTGACATTGTAAACGACCGCGATGAGGTCATCGGTCAGGCTCCCCGCGCCACCGTCCACGCCCAGGGTCTCCTCCATCGGGCGATCCATGTCTGGGTCCGAAATGCCACGGGCGAGCTCTACCTCCAAAAGCGCTCCAAGTGGAAGGATATGTCGCCCCTGCGCTGGGACTCCTCGTGTTCCGGACACCTGGATGCAGGGGAGGGATACGCCGCCGCCGCAGTGCGTGAGCTCTTTGAGGAGATTGGCCTGCGGGTGTCAGGACCGGCGGCGTTGCACCAGGTGATGCGGGTACCGGCCTGTGCGGACACCGGCGGCGAATTCGTGAATGTTTACACCGTGACTTCGGAAGGCCCCTTCTTCCTTAACCCGGCCGAGATCGAAGAAGGGCGCTGGTGGTCCGCAGACGAACTCGCTCGTGCCCTCGTCGAGAAGCCCGAGGCATTCACGAGGCCTTTTCGGTTTTTGTGGGGGAGGAGTCAGGAGCCAGGAGCCAGTAGCCGGTAG
- a CDS encoding NAD(+)/NADH kinase, with translation MQPLRTVAFIVNESKPGATEVARQLEAIARRLGAEVRNVREYPIVGEDLAGCDACCAIGGDGTLLGVAAEAARRNIPVIGVNRGSLGFLTTFTPEEAIAQFEALLQGQYKLACRSLLQCSTGPGQTGLALNDVLIKDQQTSKLVKLEVHADGELVTDYHSDGLIFSTPTGSTAYNLSAGGPLIHPSAEVIAMTPICPHTLSNRTIIFHHNVKLRVGNLNSASTLLVALDGQRHLIPCGEHPIEISKATVTLPLVQRMDYAHFAVVRTKLNWSGGYVTNT, from the coding sequence ATGCAACCTTTGCGCACCGTCGCCTTCATCGTCAATGAGTCGAAGCCCGGCGCGACCGAAGTGGCCAGGCAATTGGAGGCAATCGCACGTCGGCTTGGCGCTGAGGTGCGAAACGTGCGCGAATACCCAATCGTAGGCGAAGACCTGGCAGGCTGCGATGCCTGCTGTGCCATCGGCGGCGACGGCACGCTGCTGGGAGTGGCCGCAGAAGCGGCCCGCCGAAATATCCCGGTAATCGGAGTGAACCGCGGGAGCCTGGGGTTCCTCACGACATTCACGCCTGAAGAAGCGATCGCCCAGTTTGAGGCCCTGCTTCAGGGTCAATACAAACTGGCGTGCCGCTCCTTGCTTCAGTGTTCAACAGGCCCCGGCCAGACCGGCCTTGCCCTGAACGATGTCCTGATCAAGGACCAGCAGACGTCAAAGCTGGTGAAGCTGGAGGTGCACGCCGATGGCGAGTTGGTCACCGACTACCACAGCGACGGGCTCATTTTCTCAACACCCACGGGCTCGACGGCTTACAACCTCTCGGCGGGCGGCCCCCTCATCCATCCTTCGGCCGAGGTCATAGCCATGACGCCGATCTGCCCGCACACATTGAGCAATCGGACGATCATCTTTCATCATAACGTCAAACTGCGCGTGGGAAACCTGAATTCCGCCAGCACGTTGTTGGTCGCGCTGGATGGCCAAAGGCATCTGATCCCCTGCGGCGAGCACCCAATCGAGATTTCAAAGGCCACGGTGACGCTCCCGCTCGTGCAACGGATGGACTACGCCCACTTCGCCGTCGTACGCACAAAGCTGAACTGGTCTGGCGGCTACGTGACGAACACGTAG